DNA sequence from the Hoylesella buccalis ATCC 35310 genome:
CAAAAATTTGCTAATCGTTGTAAAATCAAGGTTTTACAACGATTTTTCTTTGTATATACCTCTATCGCCTGACGGCATAATCCTATGTTTTGACAATCATCTTTCGGTCAAATTCTGCTACATAAACTGCTACACAAAAATTGTAGCAGTAAAAAATGTAGCAGTGACTGGATTTTGAATACCATATTGACGGCATTAATTCTTTCTTTTTCAGAGTGTTATATATTAACTTTGCAGCCGAGTGCTACACAAAAGAATGATGCATTATGAGAACAACTTTCAAGGTGTCCTTCTACCTACGCTCAAACTATGAGAACAAAGAAGGAAAGTCGCCTGTAATGCTCCGAGTATTCCTTAACGGAGAGATGGCTAATTTCGGATCTACGAAAATATTCGTGGACAAATCGCTGTGGAATAACACTACCAGCAGGCTCAAAGGTCGGACGGCAGAAGCCTTATCCGCTAATGCCGCATTGGACTCCATTTCCACAATGCTGAATAACATTTACCACAAATTCGAGGATGATGAATCCTTGTCATTGGATAAAATCCGCTCATTCTTTGTCGGGAAAGACAGGGAGTACACGACCTTTCTCCCTATATTCGACAAGTTCAACGAAGATGTCAGACAGCGTGTCGGACATACCATCAGCAAGGACAGCCTGCAAAAGTACAGCGTTTTAAGAAGGCATTTCGCAGAATTCCTTATCTATAAGTATGGGAAGAAAGATATTGGACTGGTAGAATTCACGCCATCCGTAGTACAGGACTTTGAGCTGTACCTGAGTACGGCGGCTGGGTGTGCCTATAACACATCAGTCAAGAAATTGAAGGCACTGAAAACCGTGACCATCTATGCACAAAAGCGTGGCTATCTTCTTCACGACCCCTTCCTCAATCATCGTTTTCACTTGGAGCCGGTAAACCGTGGCTTCCTTACGGATGAGGAAATTATGAAGATAGCCAACAAGGATTTTGCTATTCAACGCTTGGAGTTAGTAAGGGATGTTTTCATCTTTTCATGCTTCACAGGCCTGGCATATATCGACGTATCCAACCTTACACCAGACAACATAGTTACGCTTGATGACAAGCAGTGGATTATGACCAAAAGGCAGAAAACAAGCGTGGAAACAAATGTGTTGCTTCTTGACATTCCCAAGAGTATCATCGCCAAATACAGTCATAAGACCTATCGGAATGGCAAGCTGTTTCCCATCTTAACTAATCAGAAAACCAACGCATATTTGAAAGAAATTGCCGATCTTTGTGGCATCAAGAAGAATCTGACCTTCCATCTTGCCCGACATACGTTTGCAACCATGTCGCTCAGCAAGGGTGTTCCTATGGAAAGTGTATCGAAGATGTTGGGGCATACAAACATTAAAACTACACAAATTTATGCCCGTATAACCAATAAGAAGATAGAACACGATATGGAACAGTTGGCTGGCAAGTTAGACAAGTTCAATGTTGCTATGGGCATCAACTCAAAATAATGTACAACCCTAAACCAGGAAGATTATGACAACAACAAAGAAAGAACTTTCTTACTTCCGTTTGAAGTTGGAAGCGTATCTCGGAGAGCATTTTCCAGAGAGAGTGAATGAAAATACGTTTATAACTGCTCGCGCAGACGAAGCATTGACAACTTACTGCGATGCTATAGCACAAGGCTTTTCTCATCCCGAAGCAGAGGTAATGGCAAGCGAAGTGTTGCATCGAGGATTGCATTTTTCAAAGTATGATACACTTGTGTCTGTCTTAGAGAATGAGTTCGAGAAAGAACTGCCCTCTCCGCTCCCCGAAAGACTAACACCAATGCTTCTGAAGAATAAGGCTGTGCAAAGCGTTTTCGACAAGTATGAACTGATAGACGACTTTGGCGCAACTCCAGAGTATGAGAAACTCTACACCGAACTGACAGGTACCATCGTTCTGCTCATAGAGGTCAATGGTCTGCCAACGATAGGCGGTGAGAATATGACTTGATGTAGCACTATTCGGAGTTTTTGTAGTTTCAAGAGCCAAGATAAACGCTCCACTCCACACGCCAAGAGTTTTTTCAAACACTTGTCTTTGTGTAGTCTGCGCATCTTGTAACTGCTCTTGAAACTATTAAAAGCTCCGATTATGAATACAATCATCATGAATCAAGACGTTCACACACCTGCCTTCATCAAGGCAGACGCATCGAACAAAACCGATAAGGATAAGCAGCAGCCGACTTTGCCCAAGCAAGTCCGCCGCTTCGGTTGGACACGCTTCATCGAACTCGCAATCCTGCTTTCCATCGTTATCGGCGCCATTTGGCTTATCTCAAAGATAATAACACCACAGGTCGCAACTGTCGTGTCAGTTATTGCAGGTTTTCTGATACTACGCTTTATAGTCAGGGTAATTCTGAAAGTGGCATTTACGCTGCTGAGCATTCTCTTCTGGTTGGCGATTCTCTGTGCCATCCTGCTCTGCGTGCTTTGAGAAGCACAGCTCTGTAAAACCTTTCATATTATTTCATTAGGTGGTTATCTCGCATTTTAAGATAGCCACCTTTTCTATTTCCCACTACGAGCGTTGCACTTTTGCTTCTTTTCCAATGCTCCACGATATGCGATGACAAGAAGACGGATGCTGTTCCCTTTTTATCCGCAAAGGTAGTACTGGGCTTGTGGCTTTCAAAAGGTCTGTGCCGTTTGGTTTGTCAGGAAAATCTCCACACCTACGGGTAGTATTTTCCGCCAAAACCTTGTGCAAGCCCGCCCCGCTACCTCTATTTTGCTACAAAAAGGAATCAGCATACTCCGATCTTTGGACGCATAAAAAAAATGTCGCTATGGATAAGCAAAAAATAAATACAACATCTTCGATGAACAGAAAAGGATATAGCTCCTCCTCTCATTACCGCATTAACCCTGTGGCTGAAAAAAGTGAGCAAGTGTTGGCAATTAAGTTTGTACAATGGGACGTTCCCCCTTTGGAGAGCCTTTGTAATAGCAAAGTATATCTCCTACGTATGAAACTCAATCGTGGTGAGTGTATGAGCCGTGAGGAAAAGAATTGGCTATGTGAGGCGGTGAACTCAAACACCTATTTCCGAACAGCCGTACCCCTGCAAGGCTATCGCTTTGACTTCGTTGACGTGCTGAAGAAATACCTTGTCAATCAGTACGGACAATGGACAGAGTATTACGCACCCGACAGAACAAGCCTAAGAGCCTACCTATATGGGCGTATCAATCAAATAGTAGAAATTTCCAAGTATTAACAACATCAAAACATATACGACAATGAAAGGAACAGAACATTTCACACGGACAATAGCCGAGTATCTTAATCAGCGTGCTATGACAGACCCATTATTTGCCCCTAACTTGATAAAACCGAACAAGAATATCGAGGAGTGCATCACCTACATTCTTAATGAAGTGCAGAAAAGTGGTTGCAACGGCTTTGATGATGATGAAATCTTCTCTATGGCTGTTCACTACTATGATGAGGACAATATAGAGATTGGCAAGCCTACCAATTGCCAAGTAATGGTCAATCACATGGTAGAACTCACAGAGGAAGAAAAAGCCGAAGCAAGGCAAGAAGCCATTAAGCAATATCAGCGTGAGGAACTTGCCAAGATACAGAGCCGTAACGCACGAGTTAAAAAGACTGAGAACATAGCAACCCAAGTACAACCATCACTATTCGATTTTTAAGCCTATGAAACCAAGAAACAAATTTGAAAAAGCGGTTTTGGAACAAAGCAAGCATCTTCGCCCGATAACCAAGCAACAAAGTAAGTGGGCATTCCGTGAGTGTATTGACCACTTCGCCTATCGCTTGCCAAAAGGTCGCACCACTTGTATGGATTGTGGGCATAATTGGGTAATGGACAAACATAGAGAAACTTGCACTTGCCCTCGTTGTAGGGCAAAGTTGCAGGTCAAGGAAACCTACGAGCGCAAGTTGCAGGAGAAGCAGTATTTCACCATACTTACCACTTGTGGAGAGTTTCAAGTATTGCGTATGTTCCTACTTGTTGTGGGTATGGAGAAAGGTTACAAAGCACAGACTTCTATAATTGAGATTGGGCAATATTGGTGGAATATGCAGGGACGAAAAGCTGTGGTTGCCATACAGAGGGTATTGGGACACTATGTTGATACCTTTTCCTATTATAGTCCTATGGCAATCCGCAACGATAATGAAGCCTATCAGCATATTGCCTACTCACCGATATATCCGAAGTTCAAGGTTACAGACATACTTCGCAGAAATGGTTTTAAGGATAATTTCTATGGCATCGTGCCTACCCAGCTTATTCCTGCATTGCTTACAGACAGCCGTGTGGAAACATTGCTAAAGGCAGGTCGAACAGACCATTTACGTTACTTTCTTGGCAACAGGAGGACTTTTGAGGAACTATGGCAGTCCTACAAGATTGCAGTCCGTAATGGCTATGAGATAGCAGACATTTCTCTTTGGAGTGACTATGCAGACACACTCCGCAGGTTGGGCAAGGATATTCACAACCCAAAATTTCTTTGCCCAACAGACCTTAAAGGCGAACACGACCGCAGCCACGAGGAACTTCTCAGATTGCGTGAAAGGGAGGAAATAGAACAGAAACAAAAGAAGGCAATGGAAGATGAAAAGCGTTTCAAAGAACTTAAATCCAAATTTTTCGGTATCCATTTCACGGACGGCACTATCCAAGTCCATGTATTGGAGAGCGTGCAGGAACATTTGGAGGAGGGAGCGACCATGCACCATTGCGTATTCTCCAACGAATATTATCTTAAAGAGGACTCACTAATCCTATCGGCAACCATTGAGGGCAAGCGGATAGAAACAATAGAAGTATCACTGAAATCATTGGAGGTGGTGCAAAGTCGTGGCGTGTGCAACAAGAACACGGAATATCACGACCAGATAGTAAACCTTGTGAATGCCAATCGAGATCTTATAAGTCGAAGAATGAAAGCGACTGCATAAAGTATAAACCATTAAATTATCAGAGATATGAAAACAGAGATTGAAAACATTATCTACAACTATGTGGATGAGATACCGCATATTCTCATAAGGGTTATTAATGCAATAACCCTATCCGACAACAAAGAGGAGTTAAGGTCGGCTATCAACAAAATAGCCGAAGAAACAGAACTTGATAAGTTCTTTGCATACGGCTATGGCGCACATCATTTTTGGCTTAAACACCGCAAATTATCCAATGGAGAGCCAAAGGAATACAGATTATTAAAGGTTGAATTTTAAGATTATGAAGAAGAAAGTTTACAGAGTTCGGACACAATACATCTTCGATGGAGTGTTTGATGTGGTTGCGGAGAGCAAGGAAGACGCACGACAAAAAGTCCTGCAAAATTGTGGGTTGATTATGGGTGGAAGCATTCACAGCACCCTGCCCGATGATGAAATAAATTGGGCTTTTGACAGACATCCCAACAAACGAATAGACAGAATAACGAAAGTGCAAAAATATCCTTCTGAATACTAGCAAAAGCCACGCAAATTTTTGGTTTGCGTGGCTTCTTTTCTTTCTCTTTGAACGAGTAGGCGACCAAAGAAAAGAAGCAAAAGAAAGTCGCAGGAATATATCTGACTTATACTCTATCTTTCTTATTGTATCTTATCTGCTAAATTTAGAATGGAAATAGATGTTGAGATACCTGCTATCAAGGATGAGGCTAGTTTACCTTCTATATTTATTTGCCCCTCAGAAGGCTCCGTTCCAAAAGAGAGTCCATCTTTTTTCAATAGTTCGTTACAGAAACGAACAAATTCTTTCTGCTTTCTAACTGGAGAGGTTGATAATCGAACAGCTTGTTCATTGACCAAACGTCCACCATAATATAGATTATTTAGGAGAATTAGCAAATCTGGGGCACAATCTTGGATGAATTTGTCGACATCTGACATTTCGTCATCACTTGACAATGTTCCTAAATCGAAAAAGTCTATGGCAACTTCCTTATATTCATCTTTCAACTCCTTCTCCAAAAGCAATAAAAATTCATCTATTTCATCCTTGTACTTTGTGAATACTTCAAGGTATTTGCTTAATTCTTCTGGAGTAGCTAATTCATCCATTTGATTAGAGATATCGTAATCTATTTGTCGCAGAGAATTACACAATTCATCCATACGTTCTCCAAAATGAATGAAATCAACGCGGTATTGACGTCCTTTATTATTCTTTAAATCTTTTCTAATAGGATACCGCATCACCATAGAGTCAGGATCAAATTTATTAATTTCTTTTATATAATGTTCTATTGCATCTAAATTGACAGAGCTTCCTACATGCTTTTTCCCTGCATCCAAAGTCGGTCGCAAATTACTCCATAGAGATTGAAGATTATGTCCACATTTTAAGAACTTTTGCCTTTCCTCTTCCGTATGGTTGCCATGGTTAAAAAAAAGTGCCTTTAAGTATGCCTCTATGGAATGTCTGTAATTGAAAAATAGAGGATATATCAGCGTATCAATTACTGCTATCTTACGGCTATCAGAAATCATCTTTCCCAGTAATATTTTTGCAGAATCCCAATACCCATCTGATATCGAAACGAATGAAAATGCTCCATTTCCTTCCCACCCAAAATGTGAAAAAGGTTTTCTTTCCAGAACCTCTTTTTCTGTCAGCTCTCGCAAAATTACATCTGTTTTATCCATGATTATGATTTTTATTTAAATTAATTAATAATATGCTATTATTACAAAGATATTAATTTCATTTTACACAACCAAATTAAAATGTATAATATTCAAGAGTAAAAATAGCAGTCTATGGTTAAGGAAGAAAGAACAAGGCAAACTCTACCTGTCTGCGCTTGACCAAACCTTTCAAAACCTTGCCCTTATATCGACAGAATGAAACATACTCCCGATAGAAGCTTCTGTCTCCAGCTTCTATTTTTTTGAGTAGCCTACTCTTGGGATGTTTGCCATACCCCAGCAATCGCCCCACGCCCACATTATAGGCAAGGAGGCTGAGCAGCAGGGCATCCTTGCCATATCCTTTGAAGTGTTCAAAGCATTTCCAAAGGTCGGCACGGAGGAGCGAGTCCGCCTGCCGTTCCGTCATATCTGCCGTGAAACGTTCGCCCGGTTGCAGTTGATGACCATAGCCGACGTATGGATAGCAACTCTCTCTGTGTAGTCCCTCGAAGTATTTCACGACCACCACGGCGCGCTCAAAAGGAGGCAAGTCTGCCAACCGTACCCTGCGCTGGGCAAGGATCGGCTGGCAGAGCAAGCACATTATACAGAATAAAGCAAAGCGTTTAGCTGTTCGCATCGTTCGAGGCTTTGGTTACTGCTGCGTTGGTCTTTCCCTTTTCTTCCGCCTTTTCGTTGTTGAAACTGAAAGTCAGTTGCTGCATCTTACCGAAACTGTCCTCCACGTACACGTCAATCGTCTGGCGGTCGGTGGAGAGCGAGGTGTAATAAAGGCGGAAAACGTCCTTTGTGAGCGGATAGCGGTCGTTGGGCTTGAACACTATTCTATCGTCCATTTTCAGTGTTCCCTTGCCGTCGGGCTGGAAGTATCGGATGGTGTAGCGTGTGTCAGCAAAGTCGCCCCCTCGCTTGAGCGTGCAGCGTATCTCTGCCGTCTGTCCCTTGACAATGTCCTTCTGAACGGGCATCGTCTCGACAGTGAACGGATAAGACTGCTGAACATCCAAATCCCTATCACAAGCAGATAAACAAAACACGGCAAGGGAAAGTACGCCCATTACCCATATTGAACTTAATATCTTCTTTTTCATGTTTCTTTTCTATTAAATATTAAACCTAAGTCCTGCTGATAGCGCAGGACGGAAACGATGTACGTCAGAGCCGAAGAGCAACCGCCCTTGTGCCTTGACAAGAAACAGAAGCCTGTCCGTAAGGAATACTTCCAACGAGCTATGCACGGCACCGCCATAGACGAAGTGTGAGCGGTCGAGCAGCGTAGCCCCATCGGGCAGTAGTTTCTGATCCTCGTTGATTTCCTCATAACCACCTAATGCGGATATGCCACCATAGAGAAGCACGTTCTTGCCATTGTCGGAGAGTATCGGGTGCATATAGCCCAAGTGCAGGAGCGCATCTTTGAGTTTTACGCCATAGTCCCTATACGGCATATTCTGCTGTTCATACTCAACTCCTACAAAGGAGTAGTTCTCTCGTTTCAAGTAGCGGGTAAGTGATACGCCAACGCCGAAGTTATCCTTGGCTAAGAGTTTCTCGCCTTTGATAAGGGGAAGACTTCCAACGACTTCTATCCCTTTCTGCTTAGGAATGAGTCGCTGTGCGTGCGACGGCAGACTGAAAGTCATTGCCACCGCCACGCAAGCCGATAAAATAAGGTTCTTCTTCATAAAGCCTACCATTTCAGTTTGAGGTTATCAATCTTCTTTGCTATCTGCAGGTCTTCTGCCGTTACATAAAAGGTCAGCGTACGACCGCCATTTCTTTCATAGAGCGTCACTTCAAGCTGCTTGTCTTCTGCAAGAGAAAACTGTTCGAGCGCAAACACAGTGTATTCACTGCCCATGCCACGCACCTGCATTACCTGATGATAGGCACGAAGTGGCTGCAATACCTGTTCTTGTATGGCGGTACGCTTTGCCATCTTCTTATCAACCACCTTGAAGGTGATGAAGTCCACCGAGTATGGCATATTCGTGCCGTTTTCCATACGAGTGTGGAAATACAGCAAGCCGTTATGGGCATACAAGCCACGAAGCAGGAATTTCATGCCGAACTGGTGTGCACCGATGTGTTTGATGGTACGCTTGTCATTCTGATAGATGGTCTGCATCATCAGCTTTACTAATACGGGCGACTCATTACCGAGTTCCTTGAAGTAAATGTCAGAGCGATTACTTGGCAGTCTTCCGTCCGCTGGTGACAAGAAGTCTTTCATCTCTATGCTGAGCTTCTCTGGCTCATCAGCATACTTTACGTTGAAAGCATAGAAAGAGCCGTCCTCACAGATGACACTCATATTGGTTTCCGTCTCAAAGTCCTTCACCGAAGCCTTTACACGCAGTACGTTCTCTGCATCCTCCGCTTTGCCTGCGATGATGTTCTGCGAACCTAAGTCTACATAGCGAATGGCAGAAGGGAAGATAAGGTGTACGGTCTTGTCAAAGGTTACGTCCAGACCATACGGCAGTACGACACGCCCCGTTGGTATGGCACGGCTCATACCTTGAAAAAGCTCTCCCGAAGTAAGCGGACGGCTTGGTGTCAGACCATCATTGTTTTCCTGTGCTGTGGCTGTTGCTCCCACCATGGCAAGCATAGCCATTGATAAAATAAGTTTCTTCATTGTTGCTGTTGATTTGATGTTATTGTTTTACTTGTTATTCTTGATTGTTTATTTTGTCTGCACCAAGAAGAGGCGATAGCCCCCTTTGAGCGTTACCTTGATGGTGCGCAGTTTCTTCTGAAGCAGCTGACTTGCACCTTGCATCACCCCACGGGCAGCCTCGGAGATAATTTGGTCTTTGGCAGAGGAAGCGAAGGTAAAGGATGTGCCCATTGAACCGCCGATGTTCGCCCCAACTTCCTTAAGCGCATTGATGTCCTCCGAACCGGGTATATACACACCCTCCTGTCCGTCCGTGTCGTATGCCGAGAGCTTGACGGCTATGATATGCCCACCAACCTCAATACTCTTAATGAGCAGGTGCATACGGTTGCCCTCAATCTTAGCAATGGCTATGAGTCGGCTTTGACGTGGAATGCGCAGTC
Encoded proteins:
- a CDS encoding site-specific integrase, with the protein product MRTTFKVSFYLRSNYENKEGKSPVMLRVFLNGEMANFGSTKIFVDKSLWNNTTSRLKGRTAEALSANAALDSISTMLNNIYHKFEDDESLSLDKIRSFFVGKDREYTTFLPIFDKFNEDVRQRVGHTISKDSLQKYSVLRRHFAEFLIYKYGKKDIGLVEFTPSVVQDFELYLSTAAGCAYNTSVKKLKALKTVTIYAQKRGYLLHDPFLNHRFHLEPVNRGFLTDEEIMKIANKDFAIQRLELVRDVFIFSCFTGLAYIDVSNLTPDNIVTLDDKQWIMTKRQKTSVETNVLLLDIPKSIIAKYSHKTYRNGKLFPILTNQKTNAYLKEIADLCGIKKNLTFHLARHTFATMSLSKGVPMESVSKMLGHTNIKTTQIYARITNKKIEHDMEQLAGKLDKFNVAMGINSK
- a CDS encoding DUF1896 domain-containing protein — translated: MTTTKKELSYFRLKLEAYLGEHFPERVNENTFITARADEALTTYCDAIAQGFSHPEAEVMASEVLHRGLHFSKYDTLVSVLENEFEKELPSPLPERLTPMLLKNKAVQSVFDKYELIDDFGATPEYEKLYTELTGTIVLLIEVNGLPTIGGENMT
- a CDS encoding PcfK-like family protein encodes the protein MKGTEHFTRTIAEYLNQRAMTDPLFAPNLIKPNKNIEECITYILNEVQKSGCNGFDDDEIFSMAVHYYDEDNIEIGKPTNCQVMVNHMVELTEEEKAEARQEAIKQYQREELAKIQSRNARVKKTENIATQVQPSLFDF
- a CDS encoding PcfJ domain-containing protein, producing the protein MKPRNKFEKAVLEQSKHLRPITKQQSKWAFRECIDHFAYRLPKGRTTCMDCGHNWVMDKHRETCTCPRCRAKLQVKETYERKLQEKQYFTILTTCGEFQVLRMFLLVVGMEKGYKAQTSIIEIGQYWWNMQGRKAVVAIQRVLGHYVDTFSYYSPMAIRNDNEAYQHIAYSPIYPKFKVTDILRRNGFKDNFYGIVPTQLIPALLTDSRVETLLKAGRTDHLRYFLGNRRTFEELWQSYKIAVRNGYEIADISLWSDYADTLRRLGKDIHNPKFLCPTDLKGEHDRSHEELLRLREREEIEQKQKKAMEDEKRFKELKSKFFGIHFTDGTIQVHVLESVQEHLEEGATMHHCVFSNEYYLKEDSLILSATIEGKRIETIEVSLKSLEVVQSRGVCNKNTEYHDQIVNLVNANRDLISRRMKATA
- a CDS encoding glycoside hydrolase family protein, with product MRTAKRFALFCIMCLLCQPILAQRRVRLADLPPFERAVVVVKYFEGLHRESCYPYVGYGHQLQPGERFTADMTERQADSLLRADLWKCFEHFKGYGKDALLLSLLAYNVGVGRLLGYGKHPKSRLLKKIEAGDRSFYREYVSFCRYKGKVLKGLVKRRQVEFALFFLP
- a CDS encoding DUF3872 domain-containing protein codes for the protein MKKKILSSIWVMGVLSLAVFCLSACDRDLDVQQSYPFTVETMPVQKDIVKGQTAEIRCTLKRGGDFADTRYTIRYFQPDGKGTLKMDDRIVFKPNDRYPLTKDVFRLYYTSLSTDRQTIDVYVEDSFGKMQQLTFSFNNEKAEEKGKTNAAVTKASNDANS
- a CDS encoding conjugal transfer protein TraO, with the protein product MKKNLILSACVAVAMTFSLPSHAQRLIPKQKGIEVVGSLPLIKGEKLLAKDNFGVGVSLTRYLKRENYSFVGVEYEQQNMPYRDYGVKLKDALLHLGYMHPILSDNGKNVLLYGGISALGGYEEINEDQKLLPDGATLLDRSHFVYGGAVHSSLEVFLTDRLLFLVKAQGRLLFGSDVHRFRPALSAGLRFNI
- the traN gene encoding conjugative transposon protein TraN codes for the protein MKKLILSMAMLAMVGATATAQENNDGLTPSRPLTSGELFQGMSRAIPTGRVVLPYGLDVTFDKTVHLIFPSAIRYVDLGSQNIIAGKAEDAENVLRVKASVKDFETETNMSVICEDGSFYAFNVKYADEPEKLSIEMKDFLSPADGRLPSNRSDIYFKELGNESPVLVKLMMQTIYQNDKRTIKHIGAHQFGMKFLLRGLYAHNGLLYFHTRMENGTNMPYSVDFITFKVVDKKMAKRTAIQEQVLQPLRAYHQVMQVRGMGSEYTVFALEQFSLAEDKQLEVTLYERNGGRTLTFYVTAEDLQIAKKIDNLKLKW